One genomic window of Cystobacter fuscus DSM 2262 includes the following:
- the hisD gene encoding histidinol dehydrogenase: protein MSTPPLKYRGRLKELAPESRGRLLDRSGSADARVAQRTAEIIARVRREGDRALREMAREFDRAELGALEIPRSVCEAALASLEPGVREALGRAARNIARAHAAQKPQAIEVETEPGILVGRRPDPLGRVGVYAPGGRAVYPSSVLMGVVPAKVAGVGEVVVCSPPGPDGVPSAGVLAAAALAGADRVFALGGAGAVAAMAYGTESVPRVDRIVGPGNAYVAAAKLQVVDAVAIDAPAGPSEILVVADGTADPEAVAREMLAQAEHDPDACCVTVAVGEAQAEAVAMAVERLAARAQRKEIVSRSLSERGAVLSVDSLEEAWPFVADFAPEHLLIATENPTQALPRVRNAGTVFVGQHASVAYGDYMTGANHVLPTAGLARAYSGLSVLDFYRWTTYQRVTREAASRLADDVGVLADSEGLFAHAEAARAWRQS, encoded by the coding sequence ATGAGCACTCCTCCTCTCAAGTACCGGGGCCGCCTGAAGGAGCTGGCCCCCGAGTCGCGCGGCCGGCTGTTGGATCGCTCGGGGAGCGCGGACGCCCGCGTCGCCCAGCGCACCGCGGAGATCATCGCCCGGGTGCGCCGGGAGGGGGACCGCGCCCTGCGCGAGATGGCGCGTGAGTTCGACCGCGCCGAGCTGGGCGCCCTGGAGATTCCCCGCTCCGTGTGCGAGGCGGCCCTCGCGTCGCTCGAGCCCGGAGTTCGCGAGGCGCTCGGCCGCGCGGCGCGCAACATCGCCCGGGCGCACGCGGCCCAGAAGCCCCAGGCCATTGAAGTGGAGACCGAGCCCGGCATCCTCGTGGGCCGCCGGCCGGATCCGCTCGGACGCGTGGGCGTGTACGCGCCCGGAGGCCGCGCCGTCTACCCGAGCAGCGTGCTGATGGGCGTGGTGCCGGCGAAGGTGGCCGGGGTGGGGGAGGTCGTCGTCTGCTCGCCGCCCGGCCCGGATGGGGTGCCCTCGGCGGGTGTGTTGGCGGCGGCGGCGCTCGCGGGCGCGGATCGTGTCTTCGCGCTCGGCGGCGCGGGCGCGGTGGCGGCGATGGCCTACGGGACCGAGAGCGTGCCCCGGGTGGATCGCATCGTCGGACCCGGCAACGCGTACGTGGCCGCGGCCAAGCTCCAGGTGGTGGACGCGGTGGCCATCGACGCGCCGGCGGGGCCCAGTGAGATCCTCGTGGTGGCGGACGGCACGGCGGATCCCGAGGCGGTGGCCCGGGAGATGCTGGCCCAGGCCGAGCACGATCCGGACGCCTGCTGTGTCACGGTGGCGGTGGGCGAGGCCCAGGCCGAGGCGGTGGCCATGGCGGTGGAGCGCCTGGCGGCCCGGGCCCAGCGCAAGGAGATCGTCTCGCGCTCCCTGAGCGAGCGCGGCGCGGTGCTGAGCGTGGACTCGCTGGAGGAGGCCTGGCCCTTCGTGGCGGACTTCGCTCCCGAGCACCTGCTGATCGCCACCGAGAATCCCACGCAGGCGCTGCCCCGGGTGCGCAACGCGGGCACGGTGTTCGTGGGCCAGCATGCCTCCGTGGCCTACGGCGACTACATGACGGGCGCCAACCACGTGCTGCCCACCGCGGGCCTCGCCCGGGCGTACTCGGGACTGAGCGTGCTCGATTTCTACCGATGGACCA
- the hisG gene encoding ATP phosphoribosyltransferase, producing the protein MLKIALPNKGRLSDEVRELFNDAGLEVRVRGERALTASLGGEFEAIFVRAQDIPEFVADGAADAGVTGWDLVCESGRELEMLMDLEFGRCRLVVAAREESGIQKLEDIQSGVRVASSFTRITQEFFAKRGQSVKVVPVSGATEIAPHLGIADIIVDLTSTGSTLKMNGLREVGTIVQSSARLIGRKGHAPEAAAQLEELRQALGSVLAARGKRYLMANVPRRVLPNVHEVLPGLNGPTVVEVQGGDFVAVHAVVPARNIYRTINALKNLGCQGILVTRIERLMP; encoded by the coding sequence ATGCTGAAGATCGCCCTTCCCAACAAAGGCCGCCTCTCCGACGAGGTTCGTGAACTATTCAACGATGCAGGGCTCGAGGTCCGCGTCCGAGGAGAGCGGGCCCTCACCGCGTCGCTCGGTGGCGAGTTCGAGGCCATCTTCGTGCGCGCCCAGGACATCCCCGAGTTCGTCGCCGATGGCGCGGCGGACGCGGGCGTCACCGGGTGGGATCTCGTGTGCGAGTCCGGCCGCGAGCTGGAGATGCTGATGGACCTGGAGTTCGGCCGGTGCCGGCTGGTGGTGGCCGCGCGAGAGGAGAGCGGCATCCAGAAGCTGGAGGACATCCAGAGCGGAGTGCGGGTGGCGTCCTCCTTCACGCGCATCACCCAGGAGTTCTTCGCCAAGAGGGGCCAGTCGGTGAAGGTGGTGCCGGTGTCGGGCGCCACGGAGATCGCCCCCCACCTGGGCATCGCGGACATCATCGTGGACCTGACGTCCACGGGCTCGACGCTGAAGATGAACGGCCTGCGCGAGGTGGGCACCATCGTCCAGTCGAGCGCGCGGCTCATCGGGCGCAAGGGCCACGCCCCCGAGGCGGCGGCCCAGTTGGAAGAGCTGCGGCAGGCGCTGGGCTCGGTGCTCGCGGCCCGGGGCAAGCGCTACCTCATGGCCAACGTGCCGCGCCGCGTGCTGCCGAACGTGCACGAGGTGCTGCCGGGCCTCAACGGGCCCACCGTGGTGGAGGTGCAGGGCGGTGACTTCGTGGCCGTGCACGCCGTGGTGCCCGCGCGCAACATCTACCGCACCATCAACGCCCTGAAGAACCTGGGCTGCCAGGGCATCCTCGTCACCCGCATCGAGAGGCTGATGCCATGA
- a CDS encoding HD-GYP domain-containing protein: MEAIPPVPPRILIVDDDDSVRDVISVLLREEGYNCVVASGSEMALDLAGQEETPLVISDMKMPGKDGLWLLEQLRERYPDTSVIMLTGYGDTESAVDCLRRGAVDYLLKPPKLTDLIRAIERALAKRRIELARKRYQKKLERKVRDRTTELRNALRDIAHTYQSTLLALVAALDAREHETSDHSQRVVRYTSAVAERMGIKGPELEEIGRGALLHDIGKIGVPDAVLLKPGKLTPEEWQEMRKHPDIGFQMIQNIPFLATPAQIVLSHQERWDGQGYPRNLRGQEIHIGARIFAVADTLDAMTSDRPYRKGTTFANAIAEIHRCAGTQFDREVVRAFLDIGEQALVKIKEDMQNRKLTLVQAEAHAQEAEATLARLTEDIDELDQTIPGPVGPTVRAPPAPPASSTTGANTLNQGVVLSVLAGGRQGNPRD, from the coding sequence GTGGAAGCCATTCCTCCCGTACCTCCCCGGATCCTCATCGTCGATGATGATGACTCCGTTCGCGACGTCATCTCCGTCCTTCTTCGGGAGGAGGGTTACAACTGCGTTGTGGCCAGTGGCTCCGAAATGGCCCTGGACCTCGCGGGCCAGGAAGAGACGCCCCTGGTCATCAGCGACATGAAGATGCCGGGCAAGGACGGCCTGTGGCTGCTCGAGCAGTTGCGCGAGCGCTACCCGGACACCTCCGTCATCATGCTCACCGGCTATGGGGACACCGAGTCCGCCGTGGACTGCCTGCGCCGGGGCGCGGTGGACTACCTGCTCAAGCCACCGAAGCTGACGGATCTCATCCGCGCCATCGAGCGCGCCCTGGCCAAGCGCCGCATCGAGCTGGCCCGTAAGCGCTACCAGAAGAAGCTCGAGCGCAAGGTGCGCGACCGCACCACCGAGCTGCGCAACGCCCTGCGCGACATCGCCCACACCTACCAGTCCACCCTGCTCGCCCTGGTGGCGGCGCTGGACGCGCGCGAGCACGAGACGTCGGACCACTCGCAGCGCGTGGTGCGCTACACGAGCGCCGTGGCCGAGCGCATGGGCATCAAGGGCCCGGAGCTGGAGGAGATCGGCCGCGGCGCGCTCCTGCATGACATCGGGAAGATTGGCGTGCCGGACGCCGTGCTGCTCAAGCCGGGCAAGCTCACGCCCGAGGAGTGGCAGGAGATGCGCAAGCATCCGGACATCGGCTTCCAGATGATCCAGAACATCCCCTTCCTCGCCACGCCCGCGCAGATCGTCCTGTCGCACCAGGAGCGCTGGGACGGCCAGGGCTACCCGCGCAACCTGCGCGGCCAGGAGATCCACATCGGCGCGCGCATCTTCGCCGTGGCGGACACCCTGGACGCGATGACGAGCGACCGGCCCTACCGCAAGGGGACCACCTTCGCCAACGCCATCGCGGAGATCCACCGCTGCGCCGGCACCCAGTTCGACCGCGAGGTCGTCCGGGCCTTCCTCGATATCGGCGAGCAGGCGCTCGTGAAGATCAAGGAGGACATGCAGAACCGGAAGCTGACGCTGGTGCAGGCCGAGGCCCACGCGCAGGAGGCCGAGGCCACGCTCGCCCGCCTGACCGAGGACATAGACGAGCTGGACCAGACCATCCCCGGCCCGGTGGGACCCACGGTGAGGGCGCCTCCGGCTCCGCCGGCGTCCAGCACGACGGGCGCCAACACGCTCAACCAGGGCGTCGTCCTCTCGGTGCTCGCCGGGGGACGCCAGGGAAACCCGCGCGACTGA